A DNA window from Rhodococcus sp. Z13 contains the following coding sequences:
- a CDS encoding FAD binding domain-containing protein, with protein MTTHLFASTWDEALHGAMTRDAVIVGGGTSVQPWLTSTGTEPSVLVYLRDVPGAWSVVPADSLPDATAHSAGRLRVGAMVSVTDPILRPLFGGTEPSWFATPAVRRRATVVGNVVSPLGPRELVPVLAACGAQLVVMGEYGTRMVEVTSIPMTGLAAGEIACGLELCDPERVAFRRVALRPSVSRSEVAVAAAVGDGCGATVSIGVGGPTLRLEGAEECLRDPGGAEDFADACVRSCLAAGDVDPKTLQLVSGMAERVHRDLHNPKGV; from the coding sequence ATGACCACACACCTGTTCGCCTCCACCTGGGACGAGGCCCTGCACGGCGCGATGACGCGGGACGCGGTGATCGTCGGTGGTGGAACCAGCGTCCAACCCTGGCTGACCAGCACCGGGACGGAGCCGTCGGTGCTGGTGTATCTGCGGGACGTGCCGGGAGCCTGGTCGGTCGTTCCTGCCGACTCCCTGCCGGATGCAACGGCACACTCGGCCGGCCGGTTGCGGGTGGGTGCGATGGTCTCGGTCACCGACCCGATCCTGCGGCCGTTGTTCGGCGGAACCGAACCCTCCTGGTTCGCCACCCCTGCGGTGCGACGGCGGGCCACGGTGGTGGGCAATGTCGTATCGCCGCTCGGGCCACGCGAACTCGTCCCCGTACTGGCGGCGTGTGGAGCGCAGCTGGTCGTGATGGGGGAGTACGGCACCCGCATGGTGGAGGTGACGTCGATACCGATGACCGGACTCGCAGCCGGCGAGATCGCCTGCGGCTTGGAGCTGTGCGATCCGGAGCGCGTCGCCTTCCGTCGAGTGGCACTGCGGCCGAGCGTGAGCCGGTCGGAGGTCGCGGTCGCGGCGGCCGTCGGAGACGGCTGCGGTGCCACGGTATCGATCGGTGTCGGCGGTCCGACACTTCGCCTCGAAGGCGCGGAGGAATGCCTTCGTGATCCCGGGGGAGCCGAGGACTTTGCCGACGCCTGCGTGCGCTCGTGTCTCGCTGCGGGCGATGTCGATCCGAAGACATTGCAACTGGTGAGCGGAATGGCAGAGCGAGTCCACCGCGACCTGCACAACCCGAAGGGGGTATGA